In a genomic window of Dehalococcoidia bacterium:
- a CDS encoding aromatic ring-hydroxylating dioxygenase subunit alpha yields MLSIQENEKLARVGAGTPMGELMRRYWHPIAAAAELDEKPTKPVRLLGEDLVLYKD; encoded by the coding sequence ATGCTTAGTATTCAGGAAAACGAGAAATTAGCTCGGGTTGGCGCCGGAACACCAATGGGTGAACTCATGCGTCGTTACTGGCATCCCATTGCTGCGGCAGCAGAACTAGATGAAAAACCTACGAAGCCTGTCAGGCTTCTCGGAGAAGACCTAGTTTTGTACAAGGATAA